A genomic stretch from Amycolatopsis sp. 195334CR includes:
- a CDS encoding cobyric acid synthase: protein MSGLLVAGTTSDAGKSLVAAALGRWLARRGVRVAPFKAQNMSNNSMVCADGAEIGRAQWLQARACRVEPEAAMNPVLLKPGSDRRSHVIALGKPFGTLEAGEFATGRAGLAQLAFGALRELRTRFDVVICEGAGSPAEINLRAGDYVNMGLAREARLPVLVVGDIDRGGVFAAMYGTLALLEPEDQELIAGWVVNKFRGDPALLKPGLDALEERTGRPFYGVLPWLDGVWIDSEDALAVAGWRGDRTRVSGRRPLRVAVVRFPRASNATDVDALAAEPGVEVTVTADPDVVAGADVVVLPGSRATVDDLRWLTDRGLAEVVRARAADGRPVLGICGGHQMLARRIADDVESGAGVVDGLGLLPTSVTFDAAKVLGRPRGEWRGHPVHAYEIHHGTVHLEGSAEPFLDGWRQGSVWGTTWHGAFDNDAFRRAWLTAAAEQAGTTWAPAAGARSFSLLREEMLDRLADAVEEHLDTRRLLELIESTGSAVG, encoded by the coding sequence ATGAGCGGGCTGCTGGTCGCCGGGACCACTTCGGACGCGGGCAAGAGCCTGGTCGCCGCCGCGCTCGGGCGCTGGCTGGCCCGCCGCGGCGTGCGCGTGGCGCCGTTCAAGGCGCAGAACATGTCGAACAACTCGATGGTCTGCGCCGACGGCGCCGAGATCGGGCGCGCGCAGTGGCTGCAGGCGCGGGCGTGCCGCGTCGAGCCGGAAGCCGCGATGAACCCGGTGCTGCTCAAACCGGGCAGCGACCGCCGCAGCCACGTGATCGCGCTCGGCAAACCGTTCGGCACGCTGGAGGCGGGGGAGTTCGCCACCGGCCGCGCCGGGCTCGCGCAGCTCGCCTTCGGGGCGTTGCGCGAGCTGCGCACCCGGTTCGACGTGGTCATCTGCGAGGGCGCGGGCAGCCCGGCGGAGATCAACCTGCGCGCGGGCGACTACGTGAACATGGGCCTCGCGCGCGAGGCCCGGCTGCCGGTGCTGGTGGTCGGCGACATCGACCGCGGCGGGGTGTTCGCCGCCATGTACGGCACGCTGGCGCTGCTCGAACCCGAGGACCAGGAACTGATCGCGGGCTGGGTGGTGAACAAGTTCCGCGGTGATCCGGCCCTGCTCAAACCCGGGCTGGACGCGCTGGAGGAACGCACCGGCCGCCCGTTCTACGGTGTGCTGCCGTGGCTCGACGGGGTGTGGATCGATTCGGAGGACGCGCTGGCCGTGGCGGGCTGGCGCGGCGACCGCACGCGGGTCTCCGGCCGCCGTCCGCTGCGTGTCGCGGTGGTGCGCTTTCCCCGTGCCTCCAACGCGACCGACGTGGACGCGCTCGCCGCCGAACCGGGCGTGGAGGTCACCGTCACCGCCGATCCGGACGTGGTCGCGGGCGCGGACGTGGTGGTGCTGCCGGGCAGCCGGGCCACTGTGGACGACCTGCGCTGGCTGACCGACCGCGGCCTGGCCGAGGTGGTCAGGGCACGCGCGGCCGACGGGCGCCCGGTGCTCGGCATCTGCGGCGGGCACCAGATGCTCGCGCGCCGCATCGCCGACGACGTGGAATCCGGCGCCGGGGTGGTCGACGGGCTGGGGCTGCTGCCCACCTCGGTCACCTTCGACGCGGCGAAGGTGCTCGGGCGGCCACGCGGTGAATGGCGCGGACATCCAGTCCACGCCTACGAAATCCACCACGGCACCGTCCACTTGGAAGGGTCCGCCGAGCCGTTCCTCGACGGCTGGCGGCAGGGTTCGGTCTGGGGCACCACCTGGCACGGCGCCTTCGACAACGACGCCTTCCGCCGCGCGTGGCTCACCGCCGCCGCCGAGCAGGCGGGCACCACCTGGGCACCCGCCGCCGGCGCGCGGAGCTTTTCCCTGCTGCGGGAGGAAATGCTCGACCGGCTGGCGGACGCGGTCGAGGAACACCTCGACACGCGCCGCCTGCTGGAGCTGATCGAGTCGACCGGGTCCGCCGTCGGCTGA
- a CDS encoding CbtA family protein, with the protein MMRTLLVRGLLAGLAAGVLAAVFAFFVGEPPVDAAIGIEEAGAHSHEHSHGDEETELVSRDVQSTLGLLIGVGAYAIAGGGLFSLAFAFSYGRLGSLRPRALSALLAVATFVVVVGVPFLKYPANPPAVGQSETIGDRTALYFGFVALSLVFAIGAAVLGRRIGGWNGGLAGAGAYVALVSVTAALMPSIDEVPDGFPGSTLWTFRIASLGTQLVLWVALGLVFGALAEKVLTNRESRLAR; encoded by the coding sequence ATGATGAGGACCTTGCTGGTCCGCGGCTTGCTCGCGGGCCTGGCCGCCGGTGTGCTCGCGGCCGTTTTCGCCTTCTTCGTCGGTGAACCACCGGTCGACGCCGCGATCGGCATCGAGGAAGCGGGCGCCCACTCCCACGAGCATTCCCACGGCGACGAGGAAACCGAACTCGTCAGCCGGGACGTGCAGAGCACGCTCGGGCTGTTGATCGGCGTCGGCGCGTACGCGATCGCCGGTGGCGGGCTCTTCTCGCTCGCGTTCGCCTTTTCCTACGGCCGCTTGGGTTCGCTGCGGCCGCGGGCGTTGTCCGCACTGCTCGCGGTGGCCACGTTCGTCGTGGTCGTCGGGGTGCCGTTCCTGAAGTACCCGGCGAACCCGCCCGCGGTCGGGCAGAGCGAGACCATCGGCGACCGGACCGCGCTGTACTTCGGTTTTGTCGCGCTGTCACTGGTTTTCGCCATCGGCGCGGCCGTGCTGGGCCGGCGGATCGGCGGCTGGAACGGCGGGCTGGCCGGGGCGGGCGCCTACGTGGCGCTGGTTTCGGTGACGGCCGCGCTGATGCCGTCGATCGACGAGGTGCCGGACGGCTTCCCGGGTTCCACGTTGTGGACCTTCCGGATCGCCTCGCTCGGCACGCAACTGGTGTTGTGGGTGGCGCTCGGCCTGGTCTTCGGGGCGCTGGCGGAGAAGGTGCTCACGAACCGGGAGAGCCGGCTCGCTCGATGA
- a CDS encoding CbtB-domain containing protein — MTPAAVPLPVTPELRIPIREILPWAVFISVLALVVLYFVSTEQGALALFSNGYVHEFVHDGRHLLAFPCH; from the coding sequence GTGACCCCAGCAGCGGTTCCCCTTCCCGTCACGCCCGAGCTCCGCATCCCGATCCGCGAGATCCTGCCGTGGGCCGTGTTCATCAGCGTGCTCGCGCTGGTGGTGCTCTACTTCGTCAGCACCGAGCAGGGCGCGCTCGCCCTGTTCTCCAACGGTTACGTGCACGAGTTCGTGCACGACGGCCGTCACCTGCTCGCCTTCCCCTGCCACTGA
- a CDS encoding alpha/beta hydrolase, giving the protein MNERTVEANGIELCYEVFGEPDARPLLLIMGLGGPMTWWDEEFCEQLADRGFRVIRYDNRDTGRSTAMHGRAGLLPALLLRRSPYQLTDLADDAAALLDALDIPAAHVAGVSMGGMIAQTLAIRHPSRVRSLTSIMSTTGSKLVGLPSPRAMKALLQPAAKDREAYIEQMIRTFRVIGSPGYPAQEERLRARAATTYDRGANPAGTIRHLGAIMAAPDRTAGLRKLRVPALVVHGAADPLVNPSGGRATARAIPGAELDMVPGMGHDTPPELWPRFVNGITRTADRAESVADRHIDTA; this is encoded by the coding sequence GTGAACGAGCGCACGGTCGAGGCGAACGGGATCGAACTCTGCTACGAGGTCTTCGGCGAGCCGGACGCGCGCCCGCTGCTGCTGATCATGGGCCTCGGCGGCCCGATGACCTGGTGGGACGAGGAGTTCTGCGAGCAGCTCGCCGACCGCGGCTTCCGGGTGATCCGCTACGACAACCGCGACACCGGCCGCTCCACCGCGATGCACGGCCGCGCCGGGCTGCTGCCCGCGCTCCTGCTGCGCCGCTCGCCGTACCAGCTGACCGATCTCGCCGACGACGCCGCCGCGCTGCTGGACGCGCTGGACATCCCGGCGGCGCACGTGGCCGGGGTCTCGATGGGCGGCATGATCGCGCAGACGCTGGCCATCCGGCACCCGTCGCGCGTGCGCTCGCTGACCTCGATCATGTCCACCACCGGCAGCAAGCTGGTCGGCCTGCCCAGCCCGCGGGCGATGAAGGCGCTGCTGCAACCGGCCGCGAAGGACCGCGAGGCCTACATCGAGCAGATGATCCGGACGTTCCGGGTGATCGGCTCGCCCGGTTACCCGGCGCAGGAGGAACGGCTGCGGGCCCGCGCGGCGACCACCTACGACCGCGGCGCGAACCCGGCGGGCACGATCCGCCACCTCGGCGCCATCATGGCCGCCCCCGACCGGACCGCCGGACTGCGGAAGCTGCGCGTGCCGGCGCTGGTCGTGCACGGCGCGGCGGACCCGCTGGTGAACCCGTCGGGCGGCCGGGCCACCGCCCGCGCCATTCCCGGCGCGGAACTGGACATGGTGCCAGGAATGGGACATGACACCCCGCCGGAGCTGTGGCCGCGGTTCGTCAACGGCATCACCCGGACGGCCGATCGCGCGGAATCCGTAGCCGATCGTCACATTGACACCGCCTGA
- a CDS encoding wax ester/triacylglycerol synthase family O-acyltransferase: protein MRQLSALDVQFLNAESATTTGHVGGLSILDPSTAPRGLVTVEDIRALIAKRLHLAGPLHWRLLEVPLNLDHPYWVEDADFDLEYHVREIALPAPGNDQQLAEQVARIAARPLDRRRPLWEAYLIQGLEHGRIALYTKVHHAAIDGVSGAELLGVLMDLTPEPRHVDPPGSRQVEGPPPRLSLLATAARRLALQPVKIALSVPKMLPHLDELPGAARIPGAAALAKATGRLARAAKLGPGRHEAERPVLVPPHTPFNGPITQHRRFAYGSLPLDEVKRVKNAFGHTVNDVVMALCASALHRWLAEHQAIPATPLVTLVPLSVRTPQQAGTAGNQISVMLAPLPVHIADPKARLDEVVSAMAAAKQRYRPLPASWLVDFSAMLPAALGALSARALMKFAGATSPLVNLVVSNVPGVQMPLYTAGAKLLGHYPVSAITDASGGINITVMSYDGKLDFGIVVCRELVPDVWSLIDYLRDGLDELGKLADEEGAR from the coding sequence ATGCGTCAGCTGAGCGCGCTCGACGTGCAGTTCCTGAACGCCGAATCCGCCACCACCACCGGCCACGTCGGCGGCCTGTCGATCCTCGACCCGTCGACCGCGCCCCGGGGCCTGGTCACCGTCGAGGACATCCGGGCGCTGATCGCCAAGCGCCTGCACCTGGCCGGCCCGCTCCACTGGCGCCTGCTCGAAGTCCCGCTGAACCTCGACCACCCCTACTGGGTCGAAGACGCCGACTTCGACCTCGAGTACCACGTCCGCGAAATCGCGCTGCCCGCCCCCGGCAACGACCAGCAACTCGCCGAGCAGGTGGCCCGGATCGCCGCGCGCCCGCTGGACCGGCGCCGCCCGCTCTGGGAGGCCTACCTCATCCAGGGCCTCGAACACGGCCGCATCGCGCTCTACACCAAGGTCCACCACGCCGCGATCGACGGCGTCTCCGGCGCGGAGCTGCTCGGCGTGCTGATGGACCTCACCCCGGAACCACGCCACGTCGACCCGCCGGGCAGCCGTCAGGTCGAAGGCCCGCCGCCACGGCTGTCGCTGCTCGCCACCGCCGCCCGCAGGCTCGCCCTCCAGCCGGTCAAGATCGCCCTGTCCGTCCCGAAAATGCTCCCGCACCTGGACGAACTCCCCGGCGCGGCCCGGATTCCGGGTGCCGCCGCCCTGGCGAAGGCCACCGGGAGGCTGGCCAGAGCGGCCAAGCTCGGCCCCGGCCGCCACGAAGCCGAACGCCCCGTCCTGGTCCCGCCGCACACCCCGTTCAACGGCCCGATCACCCAGCACCGCCGGTTCGCCTACGGCTCGCTGCCGCTCGACGAGGTCAAGCGGGTCAAGAACGCCTTCGGCCACACGGTCAACGACGTGGTGATGGCCCTGTGCGCCTCGGCACTGCACCGCTGGCTGGCCGAGCACCAGGCCATCCCGGCGACCCCGCTGGTCACCCTGGTCCCGCTGTCGGTGCGCACCCCGCAGCAGGCGGGCACCGCGGGCAACCAGATCTCGGTGATGCTGGCGCCGCTGCCGGTGCACATCGCCGATCCGAAGGCCCGGCTGGACGAGGTGGTCTCGGCGATGGCCGCGGCCAAGCAGCGGTACCGGCCGCTGCCCGCCTCCTGGCTGGTCGACTTCAGCGCCATGCTGCCCGCCGCGCTCGGCGCGCTGTCGGCCCGCGCGCTGATGAAGTTCGCCGGGGCCACCTCGCCGCTGGTCAACCTGGTGGTGTCGAACGTGCCGGGCGTGCAGATGCCGCTCTACACCGCGGGCGCGAAACTGCTCGGCCACTACCCGGTCTCGGCGATCACCGACGCGAGTGGCGGGATCAACATCACCGTGATGAGCTACGACGGCAAGCTGGACTTCGGCATCGTCGTCTGCCGCGAGCTGGTGCCGGACGTCTGGAGCCTGATCGACTACCTCCGCGACGGGCTGGACGAGCTGGGCAAGCTGGCCGACGAGGAAGGGGCACGGTGA
- the folP gene encoding dihydropteroate synthase — protein sequence MAIVNRTPDSFYDRGATFSDEKALAAVDRAVAEGADLVDIGGVKAGPGDEVTVEEEIRRVVPLVAAVRSRHPDLVISVDTWRASVGRAACLEGADLLNDTWAGADPGLVEVAAEFGTGYVCSHTGNAVPRTRPFRVRYPDVVAEVIEETVLRAEAAVVLGVPREGILIDPTHDFGKNTWHSLALLRYADRLAATGWPVLMALSNKDFVGETLGVELEERVDGTLAATALAAADGARVFRAHEVKRTLQVLEMVASIKGNRPPSRAIRGLA from the coding sequence ATGGCGATCGTCAACCGCACGCCCGACTCGTTCTACGACCGGGGGGCGACGTTCAGCGACGAGAAGGCGCTGGCCGCGGTCGACCGCGCCGTGGCCGAGGGCGCGGACCTGGTGGACATCGGCGGGGTGAAGGCCGGGCCGGGCGACGAGGTGACCGTCGAGGAGGAGATCCGGCGGGTGGTGCCGCTGGTGGCGGCGGTGCGGTCGCGGCACCCGGACCTGGTGATCAGCGTCGACACGTGGCGGGCTTCGGTCGGCCGGGCGGCCTGCCTGGAGGGGGCCGACCTGCTGAACGACACCTGGGCGGGGGCGGATCCGGGGTTGGTGGAGGTCGCGGCGGAGTTCGGGACCGGGTACGTGTGCTCGCACACGGGAAACGCGGTGCCGCGGACCCGGCCGTTCCGGGTGCGGTATCCGGATGTGGTGGCCGAGGTGATCGAAGAGACCGTCCTGCGGGCTGAAGCGGCGGTGGTCCTGGGGGTGCCGCGGGAGGGGATTCTGATCGATCCCACGCATGATTTCGGGAAGAACACCTGGCACAGCCTGGCTTTGCTGAGGTACGCGGATCGGCTGGCGGCGACCGGGTGGCCGGTGTTGATGGCGTTGTCCAACAAGGACTTCGTGGGGGAGACGCTGGGGGTCGAGCTGGAGGAGCGGGTGGACGGGACGCTGGCCGCCACGGCGTTGGCGGCGGCGGATGGGGCGCGGGTCTTTCGGGCGCACGAGGTGAAAAGGACGCTGCAGGTGCTGGAGATGGTGGCTTCGATCAAGGGGAACCGGCCACCTTCCCGGGCGATCCGGGGGCTTGCTTGA
- a CDS encoding sulfotransferase — translation MERDSVGTVEDLHASATKVTGLADFGEDDYTEGLAVLLEAYEREAELTPFGKKIKRAFLRGALMARLLSEAGWKQNPAYADVPVERPIFVTGLPRTGTTALHRLLTADPAHQGPELWLTEFPQPRPPRETWESNPVFARIQAGYEQHHQEHPEFMGLHYSSAEQVEECWQLLRQSMRSISFECLAHVPSYSDWLRGQDWTTAYRRHRDVLRLIGLNDADRRWVLKNPSHLFALDELLTVYPDALVVQTHRAPRTAIASVCSLNENAAADWSTAFKGEVVGRSQLALWSRGLSDFRSARACHDASQFYDVQYEDFVGDPIGTVEGLYRHFGLHLSEDARARMVALHAESRSGARAPAHRYQLSDFGLTEADVDAAFPD, via the coding sequence ATGGAACGGGATTCGGTCGGCACGGTCGAGGACCTGCACGCGTCGGCCACCAAGGTGACCGGCCTGGCGGACTTCGGCGAGGACGACTACACCGAAGGCCTCGCGGTGCTGTTGGAGGCGTACGAGCGCGAGGCGGAACTGACTCCGTTCGGCAAGAAGATCAAACGCGCCTTCCTCCGCGGCGCCCTCATGGCGCGGCTGCTCAGTGAAGCGGGCTGGAAGCAAAACCCGGCCTACGCGGACGTCCCCGTCGAGCGCCCGATCTTCGTCACGGGGTTGCCGCGCACCGGCACCACCGCCCTGCACCGGCTGCTCACCGCCGATCCCGCGCACCAGGGCCCGGAACTGTGGCTCACCGAGTTCCCGCAACCACGCCCGCCGCGTGAAACCTGGGAGTCGAACCCGGTTTTCGCCCGCATCCAGGCCGGGTACGAGCAGCACCACCAGGAACACCCGGAGTTCATGGGGCTGCACTACAGCTCGGCCGAGCAGGTCGAAGAATGCTGGCAACTGCTGCGGCAGTCGATGCGCTCGATCTCGTTCGAATGCCTGGCGCACGTCCCGTCCTATTCGGACTGGTTGCGCGGGCAGGACTGGACCACCGCGTACCGCAGGCACCGCGATGTCCTCCGCCTGATCGGCCTGAACGACGCCGATCGACGTTGGGTGCTGAAGAACCCGAGCCACTTGTTCGCACTGGACGAACTGCTCACGGTCTACCCGGACGCGCTGGTGGTCCAGACGCACCGGGCCCCCCGCACCGCCATCGCCTCGGTCTGCAGCCTGAACGAAAACGCGGCAGCGGACTGGTCCACCGCGTTCAAGGGCGAGGTGGTCGGCCGAAGCCAGCTGGCCCTGTGGTCCCGGGGTTTGTCGGACTTCCGCTCGGCCCGCGCGTGCCACGACGCGTCCCAGTTCTACGACGTCCAGTACGAAGACTTCGTCGGCGACCCCATCGGCACGGTGGAAGGGCTCTACCGGCACTTCGGCCTCCACCTGTCCGAGGACGCCCGGGCCCGCATGGTCGCCCTGCACGCCGAAAGCCGTTCAGGCGCCCGGGCCCCCGCGCACCGGTATCAACTGTCGGACTTCGGCCTCACCGAAGCGGATGTGGACGCCGCCTTCCCGGACTGA
- a CDS encoding SDR family oxidoreductase, whose product MTMLEGKVVVVSGIGPGLGRSIAVRAAAAGADVVLAARTESRLEEVAKEVTALGRRALCVPTDIADEAAAERLAARSVEEFGRVDALVHNAFAFPPMGDLLDADPAAIRTALDTTVLAALRLTRLFTPALAEVDGAVVMINSAVIRHSRRTFGAYKMSKTALLSLAQSLATELGPRGIRVNTVAPGYIWADALKWYFGHLAKERGTTREAVYAETAATTDLRRLPEPDEIADTVVFLASSMASGITGQCLDVNCGEFHH is encoded by the coding sequence ATGACGATGCTCGAGGGCAAGGTAGTGGTGGTCTCGGGCATCGGCCCGGGGCTCGGCCGGTCGATCGCGGTCCGCGCCGCGGCCGCGGGGGCCGACGTGGTGCTGGCCGCGCGCACCGAATCACGGCTGGAGGAGGTGGCGAAGGAGGTCACCGCACTGGGGCGCCGAGCGCTCTGCGTGCCCACCGACATCGCCGACGAGGCCGCGGCGGAGCGGCTCGCCGCTCGCTCGGTGGAGGAGTTCGGCCGCGTGGACGCCTTGGTGCACAACGCGTTCGCCTTCCCGCCGATGGGCGACCTGCTCGACGCCGACCCGGCCGCGATCCGCACCGCACTGGACACCACGGTGCTCGCGGCCCTGCGGCTGACCCGCCTGTTCACCCCGGCACTGGCCGAAGTGGACGGTGCGGTGGTGATGATCAACTCGGCGGTGATCCGGCATTCGCGGCGGACCTTCGGCGCGTACAAGATGTCGAAGACGGCGTTGCTTTCGCTGGCCCAGTCGCTGGCCACCGAACTCGGCCCGCGGGGCATCCGGGTGAACACGGTGGCACCGGGCTACATCTGGGCCGACGCGCTGAAGTGGTACTTCGGCCACCTGGCCAAGGAACGCGGGACGACGCGGGAAGCGGTCTACGCCGAAACCGCGGCGACCACCGACCTGCGGCGGCTGCCCGAACCGGACGAGATCGCCGACACCGTGGTGTTCCTGGCGTCGTCGATGGCCTCGGGGATCACCGGGCAGTGCCTGGACGTCAACTGCGGCGAGTTCCACCACTGA
- a CDS encoding Lrp/AsnC family transcriptional regulator, whose protein sequence is MAALDETDRRIVKELRADGRLSMRALAERLHISRAAVYSRVDRLHRDGVITGYSAVIDPERAGLGISAYVYLKISQHSWQAVRKRVLEIPEVWHGALVSGEHDIVLLVRAPDASSLRQLVLHRLQTMPDVLSSHTVLVLDELHSLESIDVN, encoded by the coding sequence ATGGCCGCACTCGATGAGACCGATCGCCGAATCGTCAAGGAGCTGCGCGCGGACGGCAGGCTGTCCATGCGCGCGCTCGCCGAACGCCTGCACATCTCGCGGGCGGCGGTCTACTCCCGCGTCGACCGGCTGCACCGCGACGGCGTGATCACCGGCTACAGCGCGGTGATCGACCCGGAGCGCGCCGGGCTGGGCATCTCGGCGTACGTGTACCTGAAGATCAGCCAGCACTCGTGGCAGGCGGTGCGCAAGCGGGTGCTGGAGATCCCCGAGGTCTGGCACGGCGCGCTCGTCTCCGGCGAGCACGACATCGTGTTACTGGTGCGCGCGCCGGACGCCTCCAGCCTCCGGCAACTGGTGCTGCACCGCCTGCAAACCATGCCTGACGTGCTGTCGAGTCATACCGTGCTGGTTCTTGACGAGTTGCACAGCTTGGAGAGCATTGACGTGAATTAG
- the pdhA gene encoding pyruvate dehydrogenase (acetyl-transferring) E1 component subunit alpha: protein MTTVTRSERGLLPAAEPLALLTAAGEPVPAPVLPMPGDEVLLDLHRRMVLGRRFDAQATALTKQGRLAVYPSSRGQEACEVGAVLALDERDWLFPTYRDSVALVTRGVDPVETLTLLQGGWHLGYDPYEHRVGPQCTPLATNTLHAVGVAHAARLKGEDSVALVLLGDGATSEGDTHEALNFAGVWQAPVVFLVQNNGYAISVPMSKQNAAPSLAHKGIGYGVPSVLVDGNDPAAVYAVVRDAVRAAREGGGPTLIEAKTYRIEAHTNADDANRYRDPSEVAYWLSRDPLDRIEAYLRSRGLLDDARRDAVLAEAEAFAAKVRDGMNADVAPDPAELFEHVYAQPTPALREQAAQLAEELR, encoded by the coding sequence ATGACGACGGTCACCCGTTCCGAGCGCGGCCTGCTGCCCGCGGCCGAGCCGCTCGCCCTGCTCACCGCCGCGGGCGAGCCGGTGCCCGCCCCGGTCCTGCCGATGCCCGGCGACGAGGTGCTGCTCGACCTGCACCGGCGGATGGTGCTCGGCCGCCGCTTCGACGCCCAGGCCACCGCGCTGACCAAGCAGGGCAGGCTGGCGGTCTACCCGTCCTCGCGCGGGCAGGAGGCCTGCGAGGTCGGCGCGGTGCTGGCCCTCGACGAGCGCGACTGGCTGTTCCCCACCTACCGCGACTCGGTCGCCCTGGTCACGCGCGGCGTCGACCCGGTCGAGACGCTCACACTGCTGCAGGGCGGCTGGCACCTGGGTTACGACCCGTACGAGCACCGCGTCGGCCCGCAGTGCACCCCGCTGGCCACCAACACGCTGCACGCCGTCGGCGTCGCGCACGCCGCGCGGCTCAAGGGCGAGGACAGCGTCGCGCTGGTCCTGCTCGGCGACGGCGCGACCAGCGAGGGCGACACGCACGAGGCGCTGAACTTCGCCGGGGTGTGGCAGGCGCCGGTGGTCTTCCTGGTGCAGAACAACGGGTACGCGATCAGCGTGCCGATGAGCAAGCAGAACGCGGCGCCTTCCTTGGCGCACAAGGGAATCGGCTACGGCGTGCCGTCCGTGCTGGTGGACGGAAACGATCCGGCCGCGGTCTACGCGGTGGTGCGCGACGCGGTACGGGCCGCGCGCGAGGGCGGCGGGCCGACGCTGATCGAGGCGAAGACCTACCGCATCGAGGCGCACACCAACGCCGACGACGCCAACCGCTACCGCGACCCGAGCGAAGTGGCCTACTGGCTCAGCCGCGACCCGCTCGACCGCATCGAGGCCTACCTCCGGTCGCGCGGCCTGCTCGACGACGCCCGCCGCGACGCCGTGCTGGCCGAGGCCGAGGCGTTCGCCGCGAAGGTGCGCGACGGCATGAACGCCGACGTGGCACCGGATCCGGCCGAGTTGTTCGAGCACGTCTACGCCCAGCCGACGCCCGCGCTGCGGGAGCAGGCCGCCCAGCTCGCCGAGGAGCTCCGATGA
- a CDS encoding alpha-ketoacid dehydrogenase subunit beta: MTAPTLSMAGALNRGLADALDADDRVLVFGEDVGPLGGVFRVTDGLAARFGERRVFDTPLAESGIVGTAIGMAMNGLRPVVEMQFDAFAYPAFEQITSHLAKLRNRTRGKVEVPVVIRIPYGGGIGGVEHHCDSSEMYYTHTPGLRVVTPGTPEDAYHLLRASIDSPDPVIFLEPKRLYWAKSEVDFAAGVPVDRAVVRREGADVTLIAYGPMVPVALETADAAREEGWDAEVVDLRTLSPFDDETVAASVRKTGRAVVVHEASGFCGYGAEVAARLTERCFHHLHAPILRVTGYDIPYPPPKLEEHHLPNVDRVLDAIARLQWDDQVDGVVGVA; this comes from the coding sequence ATGACAGCGCCGACCCTCTCCATGGCGGGCGCGCTGAACCGCGGCCTGGCCGACGCGCTCGACGCCGACGACCGCGTGCTCGTCTTCGGCGAGGACGTCGGCCCGCTCGGCGGTGTGTTCCGGGTGACCGACGGGCTCGCCGCGCGGTTCGGCGAGCGGCGCGTGTTCGACACCCCGCTGGCCGAGTCCGGCATCGTCGGCACCGCCATCGGCATGGCGATGAACGGCCTGCGCCCGGTGGTGGAGATGCAGTTCGACGCCTTCGCCTACCCGGCGTTCGAGCAGATCACCAGCCACCTGGCGAAACTGCGCAACCGCACGCGCGGCAAGGTCGAGGTGCCGGTGGTCATCCGGATCCCCTACGGCGGCGGGATCGGCGGCGTCGAGCACCACTGCGACTCCTCGGAGATGTACTACACGCACACGCCCGGCCTGCGCGTGGTCACGCCCGGCACCCCGGAGGACGCCTACCACCTGCTGCGCGCGTCGATCGACTCGCCGGACCCGGTGATCTTCCTGGAGCCGAAGCGGCTCTACTGGGCGAAGTCCGAAGTGGACTTCGCCGCGGGCGTGCCGGTGGACCGCGCGGTGGTGCGGCGCGAGGGCGCCGACGTCACGCTGATCGCCTACGGCCCGATGGTGCCGGTCGCGCTGGAAACCGCCGACGCGGCCAGGGAAGAGGGCTGGGACGCCGAGGTGGTGGACCTGCGCACGCTGTCGCCGTTCGACGACGAGACGGTCGCCGCGTCGGTGCGCAAGACCGGCCGCGCGGTGGTGGTGCACGAGGCGTCGGGGTTCTGCGGGTACGGCGCGGAGGTCGCCGCCCGGCTCACCGAACGCTGCTTCCACCACCTGCACGCGCCCATCCTGCGCGTCACCGGCTACGACATCCCTTACCCGCCACCGAAACTGGAGGAGCACCACCTGCCGAACGTGGACCGGGTGCTGGACGCGATCGCGCGGCTGCAGTGGGACGACCAGGTGGACGGAGTGGTCGGCGTTGCCTGA